The Euphorbia lathyris chromosome 3, ddEupLath1.1, whole genome shotgun sequence genome contains a region encoding:
- the LOC136223921 gene encoding cyclin-dependent protein kinase inhibitor SMR14 — MYSKLKSFSVMGMSNSEILISGNDLEFKFLVRPPLQFEDDDEHCELSPSEDSDGIDEQKQEQAVQEQEQEKHELQQQQQKGGEKCKLLVSSLKIKLPSSSLEEEFKINQEEDVDDKSEDGLKTPTSMEKRIPLVLSCPPAPRKPKSMPCNKRKLLGGRRRVLLDLSNEIESLFPPSVVVGAKIKKVRPEI, encoded by the coding sequence ATGtattcaaaattgaaatcatTTTCTGTAATGGGGATGTCAAATTCTGAGATATTAATATCTGGAAATGATttggaattcaaattccttgTAAGACCTCCATTACAATTCGAAGATGATGATGAACACTGCGAGCTTTCTCCGTCGGAAGATAGCGACGGAATTGATGAACAGAAACAAGAACAAGCAGtgcaagaacaagaacaagaaaaacatgaattacagcagcagcagcagaaaGGAGGAGAGAAATGCAAGTTGTTAGTTTCTAGTTTGAAGATAAAATTACCATCTTCTTCATTAGAGGAGGAATTCAAGATTAATCAAGAAGAAGATGTTGATGATAAGAGTGAAGATGGGTTGAAGACTCCAACATCTATGGAGAAACGAATTCCTTTGGTACTTTCATGTCCACCTGCGCCAAGGAAACCTAAATCTATGCCttgtaataaaagaaaattgttGGGTGGTCGGAGAAGGGTTCTTCTTGATCTATCAAATGAGATTGAATCTTTGTTTCCTCCATCTGTTGTTGTTGGTGCTAAGATTAAGAAAGTTAGACCAGAAATATGA